Proteins from a single region of Chelonoidis abingdonii isolate Lonesome George chromosome 20, CheloAbing_2.0, whole genome shotgun sequence:
- the PTRH2 gene encoding peptidyl-tRNA hydrolase 2, mitochondrial isoform X1, with the protein MYVPDVIGRRRLLGESCRKRLRLARGGQSPTMDSLFKPGVLSIIAGVACGVCLGWGIRGRFFRPSRAKMPVFANELGNEASIMGESGEYKMVLIVRNDLKMGKGKVAAQCSHAAVSAYKQVQRRNPELLKQWEYCGQPKVVLKAPNEEALVQLLVDAKQLGLTVSIIQDAGRTQIAPGSRTVLGIGPGPADVVDKVSGHLRLF; encoded by the exons ATGTATGTGCCTGACGTCATAGGCAGGCGACGATTGCTGGGGGAAAGTTGCCGGAAGCGCCTGAGGCTCGCGCGTGGTGG TCAATCTCCCACTATGGATTCTCTCTTTAAACCGGGTGTCCTCAGCATAATTGCAGGAGTCGCATGTGGAGTGTGCCTGGGCTGGGGCATTCGTGGGCGATTCTTTAGACCATCCAGAGCCAAAATGCCTGTGTTTGCAAATGAGCTGGGGAATGAAGCCAGTATCATGGGAGAGTCTGGAGAATACAAGATGGTGCTGATAGTCCGTAATGACTTAAAGATGGGAAAGGGTAAAGTAGCAGCACAATGTTCTCATGCTGCAGTTTCTGCCTACAAGCAAGTTCAACGAAGAAATCCTGAGCTGCTTAAACAGTGGGAGTATTGTGGACAGCCaaaagtggttctcaaagcccCTAATGAAGAGGCGCTAGTTCAACTCCTTGTTGATGCTAAACAGCTGGGACTGACTGTGAGTATAATCCAAGATGCAGGTCGTACTCAGATAGCACCAGGCTCCCGGACTGTACTAGGGATCGGACCAGGACCAGCTGATGTAGTGGATAAAGTTTCTGGCCATCTCAGACTCTTCTAA
- the PTRH2 gene encoding peptidyl-tRNA hydrolase 2, mitochondrial isoform X2 — MDSHGPPRRSRTCWLLLGHRVVPQDSQSPTMDSLFKPGVLSIIAGVACGVCLGWGIRGRFFRPSRAKMPVFANELGNEASIMGESGEYKMVLIVRNDLKMGKGKVAAQCSHAAVSAYKQVQRRNPELLKQWEYCGQPKVVLKAPNEEALVQLLVDAKQLGLTVSIIQDAGRTQIAPGSRTVLGIGPGPADVVDKVSGHLRLF; from the exons ATGGACTCTCATGGCCCCCCACGTAGGAGCCgcacctgctggctgcttctggggcacagagTGGTGCCCCAGGACAG TCAATCTCCCACTATGGATTCTCTCTTTAAACCGGGTGTCCTCAGCATAATTGCAGGAGTCGCATGTGGAGTGTGCCTGGGCTGGGGCATTCGTGGGCGATTCTTTAGACCATCCAGAGCCAAAATGCCTGTGTTTGCAAATGAGCTGGGGAATGAAGCCAGTATCATGGGAGAGTCTGGAGAATACAAGATGGTGCTGATAGTCCGTAATGACTTAAAGATGGGAAAGGGTAAAGTAGCAGCACAATGTTCTCATGCTGCAGTTTCTGCCTACAAGCAAGTTCAACGAAGAAATCCTGAGCTGCTTAAACAGTGGGAGTATTGTGGACAGCCaaaagtggttctcaaagcccCTAATGAAGAGGCGCTAGTTCAACTCCTTGTTGATGCTAAACAGCTGGGACTGACTGTGAGTATAATCCAAGATGCAGGTCGTACTCAGATAGCACCAGGCTCCCGGACTGTACTAGGGATCGGACCAGGACCAGCTGATGTAGTGGATAAAGTTTCTGGCCATCTCAGACTCTTCTAA
- the PTRH2 gene encoding peptidyl-tRNA hydrolase 2, mitochondrial isoform X3, giving the protein MDSLFKPGVLSIIAGVACGVCLGWGIRGRFFRPSRAKMPVFANELGNEASIMGESGEYKMVLIVRNDLKMGKGKVAAQCSHAAVSAYKQVQRRNPELLKQWEYCGQPKVVLKAPNEEALVQLLVDAKQLGLTVSIIQDAGRTQIAPGSRTVLGIGPGPADVVDKVSGHLRLF; this is encoded by the coding sequence ATGGATTCTCTCTTTAAACCGGGTGTCCTCAGCATAATTGCAGGAGTCGCATGTGGAGTGTGCCTGGGCTGGGGCATTCGTGGGCGATTCTTTAGACCATCCAGAGCCAAAATGCCTGTGTTTGCAAATGAGCTGGGGAATGAAGCCAGTATCATGGGAGAGTCTGGAGAATACAAGATGGTGCTGATAGTCCGTAATGACTTAAAGATGGGAAAGGGTAAAGTAGCAGCACAATGTTCTCATGCTGCAGTTTCTGCCTACAAGCAAGTTCAACGAAGAAATCCTGAGCTGCTTAAACAGTGGGAGTATTGTGGACAGCCaaaagtggttctcaaagcccCTAATGAAGAGGCGCTAGTTCAACTCCTTGTTGATGCTAAACAGCTGGGACTGACTGTGAGTATAATCCAAGATGCAGGTCGTACTCAGATAGCACCAGGCTCCCGGACTGTACTAGGGATCGGACCAGGACCAGCTGATGTAGTGGATAAAGTTTCTGGCCATCTCAGACTCTTCTAA
- the CLTC gene encoding clathrin heavy chain 1, with protein sequence MAQILPIRFQEHLQLQNLGINPANIGFSTLTMESDKFICIREKVGEQAQVVIIDMNDPSNPIRRPISADSAIMNPASKVIALKAGKTLQIFNIEMKSKMKAHTMTDDVTFWKWISLNTVALVTDNAVYHWSMEGESQPVKMFDRHSSLAGCQIINYRTDAKQKWLLLTGISAQQNRVVGAMQLYSVDRKVSQPIEGHAASFAQFKMEGNAEESTLFCFAVRGQAGGKLHIIEVGTPPTGNQPFPKKAVDVFFPPEAQNDFPVAMQISEKHDVVFLITKYGYIHLYDLETGTCIYMNRISGETIFVTAPHEATAGIIGVNRKGQVLSVCVEEENIIPYITNVLQNPDLALRMAVRNNLAGAEELFARKFNALFAQGNYSEAAKVAANAPKGILRTPDTIRRFQSVQAQPGQTSPLLQYFGILLDQGQLNKYESLELCRPVLQQGRKQLLEKWLKEDKLECSEELGDLVKSVDPTLALSVYLRANVPNKVIQCFAETGQVQKIVLYAKKVGYTPDWIFLLRNVMRISPDQGQQFAQMLVQDEEPLADITQIVDVFMEYNLIQQCTAFLLDALKNNRPSEGPLQTRLLEMNLMHAPQVADAILGNQMFTHYDRAHIAQLCEKAGLLQRALEHFTDLYDIKRAVVHTHLLNPEWLVNYFGSLSVEDSLECLRAMLSANIRQNLQICVQVASKYHEQLSTQSLIELFESFKSFEGLFYFLGSIVNFSQDPDVHFKYIQAACKTGQIKEVERICRESNCYDPERVKNFLKEAKLTDQLPLIIVCDRFDFVHDLVLYLYRNNLQKYIEIYVQKVNPSRLPVVIGGLLDVDCSEDVIKNLILVVRGQFSTDELVAEVEKRNRLKLLLPWLEARIHEGCEEPATHNALAKIYIDSNNNPERFLRENPYYDSRVVGKYCEKRDPHLACVAYERGQCDLELINVCNENSLFKSLSRYLVRRKDPELWGSVLLESNPYRRPLIDQVVQTALSETQDPEEVSVTVKAFMTADLPNELIELLEKIVLDNSVFSEHRNLQNLLILTAIKADRTRVMEYINRLDNYDAPDIANIAISNELFEEAFAIFRKFDVNTSAVQVLIEHIGNLDRAYEFAERCNEPAVWSQLAKAQLQKGMVKEAIDSYIKADDPSSYMEVVQAANASGNWEELVKYLQMARKKARESYVETELIFALAKTNRLAELEEFINGPNNAHIQQVGDRCYDEKMYDAAKLLYNNVSNFGRLASTLVHLGEYQAAVDGARKANSTRTWKEVCFACVDGKEFRLAQMCGLHIVVHADELEELINYYQDRGYFEELITMLEAALGLERAHMGMFTELAILYSKFKPQKMREHLELFWSRVNIPKVLRAAEQAHLWAELVFLYDKYEEYDNAIITMMNHPTDAWKEGQFKDIITKVANVELYYKAIQFYLEFKPLLLNDLLMVLSPRLDHTRAVNFFSKTKQLPLVKPYLRSVQNHNNKSVNESLNNLFIIEEDYQALRTSIDAYDNFDNISLAQRLEKHELIEFRRIAAYLFKGNNRWKQSVELCKKDRLYKDAMQYASESKDTELAEELLQWFLQEEKRECFGACLFTCYDLLRPDVVLETAWRHNIMDFAMPYFIQVMKEYLTKVDKLDASESLRKEEEQATETQPIVYGQPQLMLTAGPSVAVPPQAPFGYGYTAPPYGQPQPGFGYTM encoded by the exons CTCCAAAATCTGGGGATCAACCCAGCTAACATTGGCTTCAGTACTCTGACTATGGAGTCAGACAAATTCATCTGCATAAGAGAGAAAGTAGGAGAACAAGCACAAGTGGTGATTATTGACATGAATGACCCCAGCAATCCCATTCGCAGACCAATTTCGGCTGACAGTGCTATCATGAATCCTGCTAGCAAAGTCATTGCACTAAAAG CTGGGAAAACGCTTCAAATCTTTAACATTGAGATGAAGAGTAAAATGAAGGCTCATACTATGACTGATGATGTTACCTTCTGGAAATGGATTTCGCTGAACACTGTTGCTCTTGTAACTGACAATGCAGTCTACCACTGGAGCATGGAGGGAGAATCTCAGCCTGTGAAAATGTTTGACCGACACTCTAGTCTGGCAGGATGCCAGATCATCAACTATCGTACAGATGCTAAGCAAAAATGGTTACTTCTGACTGGCATATCTGCACAG CAAAATCGTGTTGTGGGAGCCATGCAGCTTTATTCTGTAGATAGAAAAGTGTCCCAGCCTATCGAGGGGCATGCAGCTAGTTTTGCTCAGTTCAAGATGGAAGGTAATGCTGAGGAATCCACTCTTTTCTGTTTTGCAGTAAGAGGTCAAGCTGGAGGCAAG TTGCATATCATTGAAGTTGGCACACCACCAACAGGGAACCAACCATTTCCCaagaaagcagtggatgtgttctTTCCTCCAGAAGCACAGAATGACTTTCCTGTAGCAATGCAG ATTAGTGAAAAACATGATGTGGTGTTTCTGATAACAAAATACGGTTACATCCATTTGTATGACCTTGAAACTGGCACCTGCATCTACATGAATAGAATCAGTGGAGAAACCATATTTGTCACTGCACCGCATGAAGCAACTGCTGGAATTATAGGAGTTAACAGAAAGGGACAA GTGCTCTCAGTATGTGTAGAGGAAGAGAACATAATTCCTTACATCACTAATGTGCTACAAAATCCTGACCTAGCTTTGCGAATGGCTGTCCGCAACAATCTGGCAGGAGCTGAGGAACTCTTTGCCCGAAAATTCAATGCACTGTTTGCCCAGGGAAACTACTCAGAGGCAGCAAAAGTGGCAGCAAATGCACCAAAG GGAATCCTGCGTACTCCAGACACCATACGCCGGTTCCAGAGCGTTCAAGCACAGCCAGGTCAGACTTCTCCCTTGCTCCAGTACTTTGGAATTCTGCTAGACCAAGGTCAGCTGAACAAATATGAATCCTTGGAACTCTGCAGGCCAGTGCTTCAGCAGGGACGCAAACAGCTTCTGGAGAAATGGTTAAAAGAAGATAAG TTGGAGTGTTCAGAGGAATTGGGAGATCTAGTGAAGTCTGTGGACCCTACACTGGCACTTAGTGTCTATCTGAGAGCTAATGTTCCTAACAAGGTCATTCAGTGTTTTGCTGAAACAGGGCAAGTCCAGAAGATTGTTCTGTATGCTAAGAAG GTTGGATATACTCCAGACTGGATTTTCCTGCTGAGGAATGTAATGCGAATCAGCCCTGACCAAGGACAGCAGTTTGCTCAAATGCTAGTTCAGGATGAAGAACCCCTTGCGGATATCACACAA attGTGGATGTTTTTATGGAATACAACCTAATTCAGCAGTGTACTGCCTTCTTGCTGGATGCATTGAAGAATAACCGCCCTTCTGAGGGTCCCCTGCAAACACGTTTACTTGAGATGAACCTTATGCATGCACCTCAG GTTGCAGATGCTATCTTGGGAAACCAGATGTTTACCCACTATGACAGGGCTCACATTGCACAGCTCTGTGAGAAAGCTGGCCTGCTGCAGAGAGCATTAGAACACTTCACTGACTTGTATGATATCAAGCGTGCAGTAGTTCACACTCATCTTCTCAACCCTGAG TGGCTGGTGAATTATTTTGGCTCCCTATCAGTGGAAGACTCCCTGGAGTGTCTGCGTGCCATGCTTTCTGCTAACATTCGTCAAAACCTGCAGATTTGTGTTCAGGTAGCTTCAAAATACCATGAACAACTGTCAACACAGTCACttattgagctctttgagtcttttAAGAGCTTTGAAG GTCTATTTTATTTCTTGGGCTCAATTGTAAACTTCAGCCAGGACCCAGATGTGCATTTCAAATATATCCAAGCTGCATGCAAGACAGGGCAAATTAAAGAAGTGGAACGAATCTGCAGAGAAAGCAACTGCTATGATCCAGAACGTGTTAAAAACTTCCTCAAG gaaGCAAAACTGACTGACCAGTTACCACTGATCATTGTATGTGATCGCTTTGACTTTGTCCATGACCTTGTGCTGTACCTGTATAGAAATAACCTCCAAAAATATATTGAGATTTATGTACAGAAG GTGAATCCAAGCCGTCTGCCTGTTGTCATCGGGGGATTGCTTGATGTAGATTGCTCTGAAGATGTGATAAAGAACTTGATCCTTGTTGTGAGAGGTCAATTCTCCACTGATGAGCTTGTGGCAGAAGTAGAAAAAAGAAACAG GCTAAAACTGCTCCTTCCATGGTTAGAAGCAAGAATTCATGAGGGTTGTGAGGAACCTGCTACTCATAATGCACTGGCCAAAATCTACATAGACAGCAACAACAACCCAGAAAGATTTCTGCGTGAGAATCCCTACTATGACAGCCGTGTTGTGGGGAAGTACTGTGAGAAGAGAGACCCTCATTTGGCATGTGTGGCTTATGAGCGTGGGCAGTGTGACTTGGAGCTTATTAAT GTATGCAATGAAAACTCCCTCTTCAAGAGCCTCTCACGTTACTTAGTTCGCCGTAAGGATCCTGAATTGTGGGGGAGTGTACTGCTGGAAAGCAATCCTTACAGAAGACCACTTATTGACCAG GTTGTGCAGACTGCATTGTCTGAGACGCAGGACCCCGAAGAAGTGTCTGTTACTGTAAAAGCTTTCATGACTGCTGATCTTCCCAATGAGCTCATTGAACTGCTGGAGAAAATAGTTCTTGATAACTCAGTGTTCAGTGAACACAG GAACCTGCAAAACCTTCTCATTCTCACAGCTATTAAAGCTGACCGTACTCGTGTCATGGAATATATCAACCGTCTGGATAATTATGATGCTCCAGATATTGCTAACATTGCTATCAGTAATGAGCTTTTTGAGGAGGCTTTTGCCATCTTCAGGAAATTTGATGTCAACACTTCAGCTGTGCAG GTATTGATTGAACACATTGGAAACCTGGATCGTGCCTATGAATTTGCTGAACGCTGCAATGAGCCTGCTGTGTGGAGTCAGCTTGCTAAAGCCCAGCTTCAGAAAGGGATGGTAAAAGAAGCAATTGACTCCTACATTAAAGCAGATGATCCTTCCTCTTACATGGAAGTGGTTCAAGCTGCCAATGCTAGCG GAAACTGGGAGGAGCTGGTGAAGTACCTACAGATGGCACGCAAAAAAGCCCGGGAGTCCTATGTGGAGACGGAACTCATTTTTGCTCTTGCTAAAACAAATCGTCTAGCTGAGCTGGAAGAATTCATAAATGGACCTAATAATGCTCACATACAGCAA GTTGGTGATCGCTGCTATGATGAGAAGATGTATGATGCTGCTAAGCTATTGTATAATAACGTGTCAAACTTTGGCCGTTTGGCATCCACATTGGTTCACCTAGGTGAATACCAAGCAGCTGTTGATGGTGCTCGGAAAGCAAACAGCACTCGAACATGGAAAGAG GTTTGCTTTGCATGTGTTGATGGGAAAGAATTCCGTCTAGCCCAGATGTGTGGACTTCATATTGTAGTGCATGCAGATGAATTGGAAGAGCTCATCAACTATTACCAG GATCGTGGATACTTTGAAGAGCTGATAACTATGTTGGAAGCAGCACTGGGACTTGAGCGTGCCCACATGGGAATGTTTACAGAGCTAGCAATTCTCTACTCCAAATTCAAGCCTCAGAAGATGAGGGAGCACTTGGAACTATTCTGGTCCAGAGTCAACATTCCCAAG GTTCTAAGAGCTGCAGAACAAGCCCATCTTTGGGCAGAGCTGGTGTTCTTGTATGATAAATATGAAGAGTATGATAATGCCATCATCACAATGATGAATCACCCAACAGATGCATGGAAAGAAGGACAGTTCAAAGATATCATCACCAAG GTGGCCAATGTGGAGCTGTATTATAAAGCAATCCAGTTTTATTTGGAATTTAAACCCCTGTTGCTCAATGATCTGCTGATGGTGCTGTCTCCCCGGCTGGATCATACTCGTGCTGTAAACTTCTTCAGTAAG ACTAAACAGCTTCCACTTGTTAAACCCTACTTGCGCTCAGTTCAAAACCACAACAACAAATCAGTGAATGAGTCTCTGAATAATCTCTTCATTATAGAAGAAGACTATCag GCTCTTAGGACATCTATAGATGCCTATGACAACTTTGACAACATCTCCCTTGCTCAGCGTTTGGAGAAGCACGAGCTGATTGAGTTCAGAAGAATTGCTGCATATCTCTTTAAAGGCAACAATCGCTGGAAACAGAGTGTAGAACTTTGCAAGAAAGACAGACTATACAAG GATGCAATGCAATATGCTTCAGAATCCAAAGATACAGAGTTAGCAGAAGAATTGCTGCAGTGGTTCTtgcaggaagaaaagagagaatgtTTTGGAGCTTGTCTCTTCACCTGTTATGACCTTCTAAGGCCAGATGTTGTCTTGGAAACTGCATGGAGGCACAACATCATGGATTTTGCCATGCCCTACTTTATTCAGGTCATGAAGGAGTACTTGACCAAG GTGGATAAACTGGATGCCTCAGAGTCGCTGAGAAAGGAAGAGGAGCAAGCTACAGAAACACAACCTATTGTTTATG GTCAGCCACAACTAATGTTGACAGCAGGACCCAGTGTTGCAGTTCCCCCACAGGCACCTTTTGGCTATGGCTACACCGCACCTCCATATGGGCAGCCTCAGCCTGGTTTCGGGTACACCATGTAA